A stretch of Lachancea thermotolerans CBS 6340 chromosome D complete sequence DNA encodes these proteins:
- the FMP42 gene encoding Fmp42p (similar to uniprot|Q04991 Saccharomyces cerevisiae YMR221C FMP42 The authentic non-tagged protein was localized to the mitochondria), whose amino-acid sequence MKESSIKLIQIACAIIWCLFAAGPIFGFAALKPILVDQGVYSELCRPEGNAFQTTKVNDPSVPCTAQDLKLNFMFTVGAGTTNVAALLVGWVLDLKGPRVCGFVGSALLALGSLSLAWSHKISLLDPYITGYTLLAIGGPFVFISTFQLANSFPKRSGTILALITGAFDTSSALFFFYRLSYQNWTPDLTLKKFFTGYLIVPVFISACQLLVMPKESYKSLGAVQKLEVEGLDMEGNLPEGEDGSHIIPDENERQSLLSAHSSSIRPVLSNSRRKSVWENYVEAKLEKKTNGIFGVLHGLPAKKQIKSPWFVLMLAFTVVCMLRINYFVATVRSQEEYLLGSHKKAEKMNAIFDVALPLGGVVSIPFIGLVLDNCSTLTAMATVAVISVTIGVLGLLHSFTLNLLGILMLVAYRPFYYTVVSDYCAKVFGFDTFGTVYGLLMCISGILNMSQSLLDKTTHKTFKMNPTPVNLILVSLTVITSSSLLYFVRRESKARLERMHTLQQLGMTQESSEDSQLEYGT is encoded by the coding sequence atgAAGGAAAGTTCTATTAAGTTGATCCAGATTGCATGCGCGATCATTTGGTGCTTGTTCGCTGCTGGTCCAATCTTCGGGTTCGCAGCTCTCAAGCCTATCTTGGTAGACCAAGGAGTATACTCGGAGTTGTGCCGCCCCGAAGGAAACGCCTTCCAAACCACCAAAGTGAATGATCCCTCGGTACCTTGTACAGCTCAGGACCTGAAGCTGAACTTCATGTTCACGGTGGGAGCGGGTACCACAAACGTAGCGGCACTTTTAGTCGGTTGGGTGCTGGACTTGAAAGGGCCTAGAGTGTGCGGCTTCGTCGGATCTGCATTACTTGCATTAGGGTCTTTGAGTCTCGCTTGGAGCCATAAAATTTCGCTGTTGGACCCCTACATTACTGGTTACACCCTGCTTGCCATTGGCGGGCCTTTCGTGTTTATCTCAACGTTCCAACTGGCCAACAGCTTCCCTAAGCGCTCTGGTACCATATTGGCTCTTATCACGGGCGCTTTTGACACATCTTCGGCATTGTTTTTCTTCTACCGGCTCTCTTACCAGAACTGGACTCCCGACTtgactctgaagaaattcttCACAGGATACCTGATTGTTCCTGTTTTTATTTCCGCCTgccagcttcttgttatGCCAAAAGAGTCTTACAAGTCGCTTGGCGCGGTGCAAAAATTGGAAGTTGAAGGCCTAGACATGGAAGGCAATCTTCCCGAAGGCGAGGACGGTTCCCACATCATTCCGGATGAGAACGAGAGGCAGTCTTTACTTTCCGCTCATTCCTCGAGCATTCGGCCGGTGCTTTCAAACTCTCGCCGCAAGTCTGTATGGGAGAACTATGTTGAGGCcaagttggagaagaagaccaaTGGTATTTTCGGAGTTTTGCACGGACTTCCTGCCAAAAAGCAGATAAAAAGCCCTTGGTTTGTATTGATGTTGGCGTTTACGGTTGTCTGCATGCTCAGAATCAACTACTTTGTAGCCACCGTCAGGTCCCAGGAGGAGTATCTTCTAGGGAGTCACAAGAAAGCCGAGAAGATGAACGCCATCTTTGATGTTGCGCTGCCGCTCGGAGGTGTTGTATCCATCCCATTTATTGGACTTGTGCTGGATAACTGCTCAACATTGACAGCAATGGCAACTGTGGCAGTTATCTCTGTAACCATTGGTGTGCTCGGGTTGTTACACTCTTTTACCTTAAACTTGCTGGGAATATTAATGTTGGTTGCCTACAGACCATTCTACTATACTGTTGTTTCCGACTACTGTGCTAAGGTCTTCGGATTTGACACATTCGGTACTGTCTACGGGTTACTCATGTGCATTTCCGGTATACTCAACATGTCGCAAAGTCTTTTGGATAAGACAACACAcaagactttcaaaatgaaCCCCACTCCGGTAAACCTAATTCTTGTTTCTTTGACTGTGATTACTTCGTCTAGCCTACTTTACTTTGTGAGGCGGGAAAGCAAAGCTCGACTAGAGAGAATGCACACCCTACAGCAACTGGGTATGACCCAAGAATCTTCTGAGGACAGTCAATTAGAGTACGGAACTTAG
- the FSH2 gene encoding putative serine hydrolase (similar to uniprot|Q05015 Saccharomyces cerevisiae YMR222C or uniprot|Q99369 Saccharomyces cerevisiae YOR280C FSH3 Serine hydrolase), protein MAIKVLMLHGYAQSGPIFYAKSSGLRKSLAKLGYELYYPSAPSRIPSVDISSVDDMASVFNTNAGTENIFGWWLKDPHDQYKVPQSTTDFLHDYIVENGPFDGIAGFSQGAGYAGYLCTNVRQLLGLTAEQQPDFKFFISFSGFRMHPEWFQEQYNRHPITVPSLHVMGELDTVVESSRVMRLYNSCSEGTRTLLKHPGGHFVPNGKGFVAKVANWLQMAGEAPKQKCDNEAQQNPEQPDLGDDLLDAIDGLGKV, encoded by the coding sequence ATGGCGATAAAGGTGCTAATGCTTCACGGATATGCCCAGTCTGGACCCATATTTTATGCAAAGAGTAGTGGCCTCCGCAAGTCTCTTGCCAAGCTGGGATATGAACTATACTATCCATCTGCTCCTTCCAGGATACCGAGCGTAGATATAAGCAGCGTCGATGATATGGCCTCAGTTTTCAACACCAACGCTGGCACTGAGAACATTTTCGGCTGGTGGTTAAAGGATCCGCACGACCAATATAAAGTGCCACAGTCCACCACGGACTTTTTACACGACTACATTGTTGAGAATGGTCCGTTCGATGGAATTGCTGGTTTCAGCCAGGGTGCCGGTTATGCTGGCTACCTTTGCACTAATGTTCGCCAGCTGCTAGGATTGACAGCAGAGCAGCAGCcagacttcaagttttttaTAAGCTTCAGCGGTTTTCGGATGCATCCTGAATGGTTCCAGGAACAATACAACCGGCACCCCATCACAGTGCCATCCTTGCACGTAATGGGCGAGCTTGACACTGTTGTAGAGAGCTCTAGGGTCATGCGGCTTTACAATTCCTGCTCGGAAGGCACCCGGACTCTTCTGAAGCATCCTGGCGGCCACTTCGTGCCCAACGGCAAAGGTTTTGTTGCCAAAGTCGCCAATTGGCTTCAAATGGCAGGCGAAGCCCCTAAACAAAAGTGCGACAATGAGGCCCAGCAAAACCCAGAACAGCCTGACCTCGGCGATGATCTGCTTGACGCAATCGATGGGCTGGGCAAGGTATAA